One window of the Labilibaculum sp. genome contains the following:
- a CDS encoding acyl-CoA dehydrogenase family protein, giving the protein MSTNFSEYIQAFEKTLKSVFHERDDIDKFSSQRGLPPLVMREIMSGNPFSVAIPESYGGRGIKVKECLGILASAAYESLPLSLTFGINIGLFLEPVAKYANEIVKKDIFQRFLTKQNMGGLMITEPEHGSGALNMQTSYTEKDDRFHIKGTKHWQGLTGLADYWLITSRHQKQDGQLGRDIDFFICDVTQKNQQVVVEEYYDNLGLYMIPYGKNKLDLEIPKNFKLNPETTGIKMMLDILHRSRMQFPGMGLGFIKRMMDEALDQCKNRIVAGKSLISYDQVQFQISKIQSAFTICSAFCSRSSTKSSIENDLSADGIEANSVKTIVTDLMQESAQTLVQLSGAKGYRLSHIGGRGIVDSRPFQIFEGANEMLYTQISEMVIKLMKKKKEFNLFQFLKNFDLTSKASEFFKKQTDFSLNTDLPQRKLVDLGRTIGRIISAGLVIDLAEKGFRKDLIENCLSSLQQDINNLIYSYHNNCSISSVDEYQDGSSWLEFS; this is encoded by the coding sequence AATTTAGTTCGCAACGCGGTTTGCCCCCCTTGGTAATGAGGGAGATTATGTCTGGAAATCCTTTCTCGGTAGCAATTCCTGAAAGCTATGGTGGACGTGGCATTAAAGTAAAAGAATGTCTTGGCATATTAGCCTCTGCAGCATATGAATCTCTTCCTTTATCGCTAACCTTTGGAATTAATATAGGTCTCTTTCTGGAACCTGTAGCCAAATATGCAAATGAGATCGTAAAAAAAGATATTTTTCAACGCTTCCTTACCAAACAAAATATGGGAGGTTTAATGATTACTGAACCTGAACATGGCAGTGGTGCTTTAAATATGCAAACTTCATACACTGAGAAGGACGATCGTTTTCATATTAAAGGAACGAAACATTGGCAAGGACTTACCGGTTTGGCCGATTATTGGCTGATTACATCCCGTCATCAAAAGCAGGATGGACAACTGGGCAGAGATATCGATTTTTTTATTTGCGATGTGACTCAAAAAAACCAACAAGTTGTTGTTGAGGAATACTACGACAACCTCGGCCTATACATGATTCCTTATGGAAAAAACAAGCTGGATTTAGAAATACCTAAAAATTTCAAATTAAATCCTGAAACTACAGGAATTAAAATGATGCTTGATATTTTGCACCGGAGCAGAATGCAATTCCCAGGTATGGGACTCGGTTTTATAAAAAGAATGATGGATGAAGCTTTGGATCAATGTAAAAACAGAATAGTTGCCGGCAAGAGCTTAATCTCTTACGATCAGGTACAATTTCAAATTTCTAAAATCCAAAGTGCCTTCACCATATGCTCGGCATTTTGTTCCAGAAGCAGCACAAAAAGCAGCATAGAAAATGATCTTTCTGCCGATGGAATTGAGGCCAATAGTGTGAAAACCATTGTGACTGATTTAATGCAGGAATCTGCTCAAACACTTGTTCAACTTTCAGGAGCAAAAGGCTATCGCCTCAGTCATATTGGTGGCAGAGGAATTGTAGATAGTCGCCCATTTCAAATTTTTGAAGGAGCAAATGAAATGCTCTACACTCAAATCTCAGAAATGGTAATCAAACTAATGAAGAAGAAAAAAGAATTCAACTTGTTTCAATTTCTAAAAAACTTCGACTTGACAAGCAAAGCATCCGAATTCTTTAAAAAGCAAACGGATTTTTCATTAAACACCGACTTGCCACAACGCAAATTAGTTGATTTAGGAAGAACTATAGGTAGAATTATATCGGCAGGATTAGTAATTGATCTTGCTGAAAAAGGATTCAGAAAAGACTTAATTGAAAACTGTTTGTCTTCTCTTCAGCAAGACATTAACAACCTGATCTATTCTTACCACAACAATTGTTCAATTTCAAGTGTTGATGAATATCAAGACGGAAGTTCATGGTTGGAATTTTCATAA